Proteins encoded by one window of Kribbella italica:
- a CDS encoding ribonucleotide-diphosphate reductase subunit beta has translation MTTTSTGLGEITVGAGRVEVADKAMINARADVNQLLPLKYQWAWDKYLAACNNHWMPTEVSMQADISLWKSKDGLTEDERLMLKRNLGFFATAESLVANNIVLAVYRQLTNPECRQYLLRQAFEEAVHTHTFQYICTSLGLDEGELFNMYREVPSIADKDAWALKYTRHLEDGNFRTGTPEADTDFLRDLIAFYVVFEGMWFYTGFAQILSLGRRNKMVGIAEQYQYILRDESIHLNFGIDCINQIKLENPQLWTPEFQAEVRQMLTEACELEVAYGRATMPNGMLGLTADLCEQYMHFVTDRRAEQIGIQPIFNETRNPFGWMSEVMDLKKEKNFFETRVIEYQSASGLTWD, from the coding sequence GTGACCACCACCTCCACCGGACTCGGTGAGATCACCGTCGGCGCGGGCCGGGTCGAGGTCGCCGACAAGGCGATGATCAACGCGCGCGCCGACGTCAACCAGCTGCTCCCGCTGAAGTACCAGTGGGCCTGGGACAAGTACCTTGCCGCCTGCAACAACCACTGGATGCCGACCGAGGTCTCGATGCAGGCCGACATCTCGCTGTGGAAGAGCAAGGACGGCCTGACCGAGGACGAGCGCCTCATGCTGAAGCGCAACCTCGGCTTCTTCGCCACCGCGGAGTCCCTGGTCGCGAACAACATCGTGCTCGCGGTCTACCGCCAGCTGACCAACCCCGAGTGCCGGCAGTACCTGCTGCGCCAGGCGTTCGAGGAGGCCGTGCACACGCACACCTTCCAGTACATCTGCACCTCGCTCGGGCTGGACGAGGGCGAGCTGTTCAACATGTACCGCGAGGTCCCGTCGATCGCCGACAAGGACGCCTGGGCGCTGAAGTACACCCGGCACCTGGAGGACGGCAACTTCCGGACCGGCACGCCGGAGGCCGACACCGACTTCCTGCGCGACCTGATCGCGTTCTACGTGGTCTTCGAGGGCATGTGGTTCTACACCGGCTTCGCCCAGATCCTGTCGCTCGGCCGGCGCAACAAGATGGTCGGCATCGCCGAGCAGTACCAGTACATCCTGCGCGACGAGTCGATCCACCTGAACTTCGGCATCGACTGCATCAACCAGATCAAGCTGGAGAACCCGCAGCTGTGGACGCCCGAGTTCCAGGCCGAGGTCCGCCAGATGCTCACCGAAGCCTGCGAACTGGAGGTCGCCTACGGCCGCGCCACCATGCCCAACGGCATGCTCGGCCTCACGGCAGACCTGTGCGAGCAGTACATGCACTTCGTCACCGACCGCCGCGCCGAACAAATCGGCATCCAGCCGATCTTCAACGAAACCCGCAACCCCTTCGGCTGGATGTCCGAGGTGATGGACCTCAAGAAGGAAAAGAACTTCTTCGAAACCCGAGTCATCGAGTACCAGTCAGCCTCAGGCCTCACCTGGGACTAA
- a CDS encoding isochorismatase family protein, producing the protein MAVTTLDERTALVVIDLQNAVAALPVAPYSAADVITRTAELATAFRARSLPVVLVRVRATPADSVPGRTEYQRPSGGTPVPDGSDIVPALAGHPEDIIVTKRNWGGFYGTDLDLHLRRRGITQIVLTGIATSIGVDTTAREAYAHGYHVTLATDAMSDLSAEGHAFTLQTIFPRLGESGTTTEILELLEKPRP; encoded by the coding sequence GTGGCTGTCACCACTCTCGACGAACGCACCGCGCTGGTCGTCATCGACCTCCAGAACGCCGTCGCCGCCCTCCCCGTCGCGCCGTACTCCGCCGCCGACGTCATCACCCGCACCGCCGAACTGGCCACCGCCTTCCGTGCCCGTTCCTTGCCGGTCGTCCTGGTCCGAGTCCGTGCCACTCCAGCCGACTCGGTCCCCGGCCGTACGGAGTACCAACGCCCGAGCGGCGGCACGCCCGTACCCGACGGCTCCGACATCGTCCCCGCCCTGGCTGGTCATCCCGAAGACATCATCGTCACCAAACGCAACTGGGGCGGCTTCTACGGCACGGACCTCGACCTCCACCTGCGCCGCCGAGGCATCACCCAGATCGTCCTCACCGGCATCGCCACAAGCATCGGCGTCGACACCACCGCCCGCGAGGCCTACGCCCACGGCTACCACGTCACCCTCGCCACCGACGCAATGTCAGACCTGTCGGCCGAGGGCCACGCCTTCACCCTCCAAACAATCTTCCCCCGCCTGGGCGAATCAGGCACAACAACCGAAATCCTCGAACTACTAGAAAAGCCCCGCCCATAG
- a CDS encoding MFS transporter encodes MSSGGSGRVGSAEVGASVGAGASADGDASRDADALAEAGGLPDAGGRFDRRLIAPMMLGSILNPINSSMLAVALIPIGAAFGAGPADTAWLVTGLYLATAVGQPVMGRLVDRYGPRPLYLIGTALVGVAGLLGALAPSLGVLIASRVLLGFGTSAAYPASMSLIRSEADRTGMASPTGVLSALSIANQVIAVIGPTLGGLLIGLGGWHLIFTVNVPLSLACVVLGFVWLPRARASAGEGRLDVAGILLFAAMLVSFMFFLMKPSWSTVVLVGVAVAFGVAFTWRELRAADPFIDLRVLGGNGPLLATYGRQICTFVVSYSFLYGFTQWLEEGRSLSAPTAGLVLLPMSLAAVTITAITGRSAAVRGKLVAGSIILLVACGALQIAGAGSALWVLVGLGVLAGFPQGLNGLANQNALYHQADPARMGSSAGLLRTCTYLGALTAAAANASFFSDGATTSGLHELSWFLLGVGVLLFVLTVLDRSLTRIK; translated from the coding sequence GTGAGTTCTGGTGGGTCGGGGCGGGTGGGGTCGGCTGAGGTCGGTGCTTCGGTTGGTGCGGGTGCGTCGGCCGACGGCGATGCCTCGCGTGACGCCGATGCCTTGGCTGAGGCCGGCGGCTTGCCTGACGCGGGTGGGCGGTTCGATCGGCGGTTGATCGCGCCGATGATGCTCGGGTCGATTCTCAACCCGATCAACTCGTCGATGCTGGCGGTCGCGCTGATCCCGATCGGCGCGGCTTTCGGGGCCGGGCCGGCCGACACGGCTTGGCTGGTGACCGGGTTGTACCTGGCGACCGCCGTTGGGCAGCCGGTGATGGGCCGGCTGGTCGACCGCTACGGACCACGCCCCCTGTACTTGATCGGTACGGCGCTCGTCGGCGTCGCCGGTCTGCTCGGCGCGCTGGCGCCGTCGCTCGGCGTACTGATCGCCTCGCGAGTGCTGCTCGGGTTCGGGACCTCGGCGGCGTACCCGGCGTCGATGTCGCTGATCCGCAGCGAGGCCGACCGGACCGGGATGGCCAGCCCGACGGGAGTGCTGAGCGCGTTGTCGATCGCCAACCAGGTGATCGCGGTGATCGGGCCGACGCTGGGCGGGCTGCTGATTGGGCTCGGCGGGTGGCATCTGATCTTCACCGTGAACGTGCCGCTGTCGCTGGCGTGTGTCGTGCTCGGCTTCGTGTGGTTGCCCCGGGCAAGGGCCTCGGCCGGCGAAGGACGGCTGGACGTGGCGGGGATCCTGTTGTTCGCGGCGATGCTGGTCAGCTTCATGTTCTTCCTGATGAAGCCGAGCTGGTCCACGGTAGTGCTGGTCGGGGTGGCGGTGGCGTTCGGCGTCGCGTTCACCTGGCGGGAGCTGCGCGCGGCCGATCCTTTCATCGACCTGCGAGTGCTCGGAGGGAACGGGCCGCTGCTGGCGACGTACGGACGGCAGATCTGCACCTTCGTGGTCTCGTACTCGTTCCTCTACGGCTTCACCCAGTGGCTGGAGGAAGGGCGGTCGCTCAGCGCGCCGACGGCGGGGCTGGTGCTGCTGCCGATGTCGCTGGCCGCGGTGACGATCACGGCGATCACCGGGCGGAGTGCCGCGGTCCGGGGGAAGTTGGTGGCCGGGAGCATCATTCTGCTCGTTGCCTGTGGCGCGCTTCAGATTGCTGGCGCGGGGAGTGCGTTGTGGGTGCTGGTTGGGCTCGGCGTACTGGCCGGGTTCCCGCAAGGGCTGAACGGGCTGGCCAACCAGAACGCGCTGTACCACCAAGCGGATCCGGCGCGGATGGGGTCGTCCGCGGGTCTGCTCCGTACGTGTACCTACCTCGGCGCGCTGACTGCCGCCGCGGCCAATGCCTCGTTCTTCTCCGACGGTGCGACCACTTCCGGTCTGCACGAACTGTCCTGGTTCCTGCTCGGTGTCGGCGTCCTGCTGTTCGTCCTCACCGTGCTGGACCGATCCCTCACCCGAATCAAGTGA
- a CDS encoding MarR family transcriptional regulator: MEISESAVQAAGDVRVVLGRVRRRLRELAAAEDLTPSQSSVLSRLDKDGPATASALATAERVRPQSMAATVGVLLELGFVARSPDPLDKRRQVLSLSAAGVEHLQGGRQVRQEWLASVLQERLSEGQRRDLIRALALLDEVTQG, encoded by the coding sequence GTGGAGATCTCGGAATCGGCCGTGCAGGCGGCCGGCGATGTACGGGTAGTGCTCGGGCGGGTGCGCCGGCGGCTGCGGGAGTTGGCCGCGGCCGAGGACCTGACGCCGTCGCAGTCGTCGGTGCTGAGCCGGCTGGACAAGGACGGACCGGCGACGGCGAGCGCGCTGGCGACGGCGGAGCGGGTCCGGCCGCAGTCGATGGCGGCGACGGTCGGCGTACTGCTGGAGCTGGGGTTCGTTGCCCGGAGCCCTGATCCGCTGGACAAGCGGCGGCAGGTGTTGTCGTTGTCCGCGGCGGGGGTTGAGCACTTGCAGGGTGGGCGTCAGGTGCGGCAGGAATGGCTGGCTTCGGTTTTGCAGGAGCGGTTGAGCGAGGGGCAGCGGCGGGATTTGATCAGGGCGCTGGCGTTGCTGGACGAGGTGACTCAGGGGTGA
- a CDS encoding ROK family protein — protein MGQTRADATTSAGRLLHLVRTGQAGTRGELQELSGLSRSTLGQRIEPLLGNGWLVEAGSTVSTGGRPPVVLRFDVQHAVVLAADLDTRHARAAVMDLAGGVLAEHSGELVIADGPDVVLDTLSDWFDRLLAEAGRSADELAGIGVSVPGPVEFDTGLVIRPPIMPGWDEYPIREHLRRRYDVPVLVDNDANAMALGEQSAGYPDSPAFVLVKVSTGIGAGVVIGDTVFRGIDGGAGDIGHIRVRDAGDAKCQCGSIGCLAAVASGGALASALTELGVTARSGADVRALLQSGQPDALRLAREAGRRVGEVLATVVSVINPGVLMIAGDLAHTDFVAGVHEVLYQSTLPRATRHLTVATGQLADHAALDGMARLVVNEVYSPAAVDARLAGAG, from the coding sequence GTGGGGCAGACAAGGGCTGACGCGACGACGTCCGCGGGACGGCTGCTGCACCTCGTCCGGACCGGCCAGGCCGGGACCCGCGGGGAGCTGCAGGAGCTGTCCGGGCTGTCGCGCTCGACGCTCGGCCAGCGGATCGAGCCGCTGCTCGGCAACGGCTGGCTGGTCGAGGCGGGATCGACCGTCTCGACCGGCGGCCGGCCGCCGGTGGTGCTGCGGTTCGACGTACAGCATGCCGTCGTACTGGCGGCTGATCTCGACACCCGGCACGCGCGGGCCGCGGTGATGGACCTGGCGGGCGGCGTACTGGCCGAGCACTCGGGGGAGCTGGTCATTGCCGACGGCCCGGATGTCGTGCTGGACACGTTGTCCGACTGGTTCGACAGGCTGCTCGCCGAGGCCGGGCGTTCAGCTGACGAACTGGCCGGGATCGGGGTGTCGGTGCCCGGGCCGGTCGAGTTCGACACCGGGCTGGTGATCCGGCCGCCGATCATGCCGGGCTGGGACGAGTACCCGATCCGCGAGCACCTGCGCCGCCGGTACGACGTACCGGTGCTGGTCGACAACGACGCGAACGCGATGGCGCTGGGCGAGCAGTCGGCGGGCTATCCGGACTCACCGGCGTTCGTGCTGGTGAAGGTGTCGACCGGAATCGGCGCGGGCGTGGTGATCGGGGACACGGTGTTCCGCGGGATCGACGGCGGTGCCGGGGACATCGGGCACATCCGCGTCCGGGACGCGGGCGACGCGAAGTGCCAGTGCGGGTCGATCGGGTGCCTGGCCGCGGTGGCCAGTGGTGGTGCGCTCGCGTCGGCGCTGACCGAGCTCGGGGTCACGGCGCGGTCCGGCGCCGACGTACGGGCGTTGCTGCAATCGGGTCAGCCGGACGCGTTGCGGCTTGCGCGGGAGGCCGGCCGGCGGGTGGGTGAGGTGCTGGCGACGGTGGTGAGCGTGATCAATCCCGGGGTGCTGATGATCGCGGGGGATCTGGCGCACACGGACTTCGTGGCCGGGGTGCATGAGGTGCTCTATCAGTCGACGTTGCCGCGGGCGACCCGGCATCTGACGGTGGCGACCGGGCAGCTGGCGGACCATGCCGCGTTGGACGGGATGGCGCGGCTGGTGGTGAACGAGGTGTACTCGCCGGCGGCTGTTGACGCGCGGCTGGCGGGGGCGGGTTAG
- a CDS encoding carbohydrate ABC transporter permease: MTRDAFQIRFFGIMRWVVIAVLVIATLFPFYYMVLLSVKPIDELLLDPGRIWVSAKEFSLDSYRSVLTSVENGGQGFPLMLRNSAIVSIGAMLLTLLVAIPGAYAVSRLRFTGHRKVSALFLGVYLFPATLLAVPLFVMFAKVGLQGSLIGLIVVYIAQTVPVAIYMLRSYFSTVPVSIEEAAAIDGLSRFQILRKVVLPLAAPSVMATSLYVFMIAWNEFLFALLFLAAEPDHWTVSLGLQQLANGVEVPKTVLMAGSVVLTLPVVLMFYGAERLLTEGLTSGADKG; encoded by the coding sequence ATGACCAGGGACGCTTTCCAGATCCGCTTCTTCGGGATCATGCGGTGGGTGGTGATCGCCGTGCTGGTGATCGCGACGCTGTTCCCCTTCTACTACATGGTGTTGCTGTCGGTGAAGCCGATCGACGAGCTGCTGCTCGACCCCGGCCGGATCTGGGTGTCGGCCAAAGAGTTCAGCCTCGACTCGTACCGGTCGGTGCTGACCTCGGTCGAGAACGGCGGCCAGGGCTTCCCGCTGATGCTGCGCAACTCCGCGATCGTCTCGATCGGCGCGATGCTGCTCACGCTGCTGGTCGCGATCCCGGGCGCGTACGCCGTCAGCCGGCTGCGCTTCACCGGGCACCGCAAGGTGAGCGCGCTGTTCCTCGGCGTTTACCTGTTCCCGGCGACGCTGCTGGCCGTGCCGCTGTTCGTGATGTTCGCGAAGGTCGGTCTGCAGGGCAGCCTGATCGGGCTGATCGTCGTCTACATCGCGCAGACCGTGCCGGTCGCGATCTACATGCTGCGCAGCTACTTCAGCACCGTGCCGGTCAGCATCGAGGAGGCGGCCGCGATCGACGGGCTGTCCCGGTTCCAGATCCTGCGCAAGGTGGTGCTGCCGCTGGCGGCGCCGTCGGTGATGGCGACATCCCTGTACGTTTTCATGATCGCGTGGAACGAGTTCCTGTTCGCGTTGCTGTTCCTGGCGGCCGAGCCGGACCACTGGACGGTGTCGCTCGGGCTGCAGCAGTTGGCGAACGGGGTGGAGGTGCCGAAGACCGTGCTGATGGCAGGATCCGTCGTACTGACGCTGCCGGTGGTACTCATGTTCTACGGCGCCGAACGGTTGCTGACGGAAGGGCTGACGAGTGGGGCAGACAAGGGCTGA
- a CDS encoding carbohydrate ABC transporter permease gives MTTVTDKPAAVQPPAPRRRKQQNARRREENRAGLTLVSPTLVIVLVVVVLPILWTLLLAFQNVRLVDIQSQGLWGHWTLRNLERVFSSPGFWSSLWTTVVYTVGSTLGSIVVGLIAALALRKPFRGRALIRGAMLLPYVAPVVAVAFVWQVLLSPDLGVVNHFGVEWLGWDRPIAFLTQRSYDVLGVPVPMALFTVIAFETWRYFPFAFLFLIARMQAVPAVLEEAAVVDGTTPWQRFRFILLPQLMPVIALLSVLRFIFTFNKFDDVYLLTGGGAGTDVVAVRVYRFLTARFDVGLASAQAVVLAVVLIVLLGLYFRFFGRRVQEDQA, from the coding sequence ATGACAACCGTGACCGACAAGCCCGCGGCCGTTCAGCCGCCCGCACCGCGCCGCCGCAAGCAGCAGAATGCCCGCCGCCGTGAGGAGAACCGGGCCGGCCTGACGCTGGTCTCGCCGACGCTCGTGATCGTGCTGGTCGTCGTCGTGCTGCCGATCCTGTGGACGCTGCTGCTCGCGTTCCAGAACGTCCGGCTGGTCGACATCCAGAGCCAGGGCCTGTGGGGTCACTGGACCCTGCGCAACCTCGAACGCGTCTTCAGCTCGCCCGGCTTCTGGTCGTCGCTGTGGACCACCGTCGTCTACACGGTCGGCTCGACGCTCGGCTCGATCGTGGTCGGCCTGATCGCCGCGCTCGCGCTGCGCAAGCCGTTCCGCGGCCGGGCGCTGATCCGCGGCGCGATGCTGCTGCCGTACGTCGCTCCGGTGGTGGCGGTCGCGTTCGTCTGGCAGGTGCTGCTCAGCCCCGACCTCGGGGTCGTGAACCACTTCGGCGTCGAGTGGCTCGGCTGGGACCGGCCGATCGCCTTCCTGACCCAGCGCTCCTACGACGTACTCGGAGTCCCGGTCCCGATGGCGCTGTTCACGGTGATCGCGTTCGAGACCTGGCGGTACTTCCCGTTCGCGTTCCTGTTCCTGATCGCCCGGATGCAGGCCGTGCCGGCGGTGCTCGAGGAAGCGGCAGTGGTCGACGGGACCACGCCGTGGCAGCGGTTCCGGTTCATCCTGCTGCCGCAGCTGATGCCGGTGATCGCGCTGCTGTCGGTGCTGCGGTTCATCTTCACGTTCAACAAGTTCGACGACGTCTACCTGCTCACCGGGGGCGGCGCGGGCACGGACGTGGTCGCGGTCCGGGTGTACCGGTTCCTGACCGCGCGGTTCGACGTCGGGCTCGCATCGGCGCAGGCGGTCGTGCTGGCCGTCGTACTGATCGTGCTGCTCGGGCTGTACTTCCGCTTCTTCGGTCGTCGCGTGCAGGAGGACCAGGCATGA
- a CDS encoding ABC transporter substrate-binding protein, whose translation MSRFFRALSVATVLLLLSSCGNDSSAGDERSITVWSLENVSGRLETTRAIFEKFTAETGIQVKLVGVDEPQLSQLVMSAAAAGKLPDVIGAVPLAAIQQLSSNGLLNPDAAGKVVDALGPKTFDQRALDLTRAGDQQLAVPSDSWTQLLYYRKDLFAAAGLPAPTSYDAIEKAAQTLNKGGTEGISIATDPADPFTQQSFEYFGLANNCQLVDAGGKVTLDSPPCKEAFRFYGDLATKYSAAGTQTVDSTRAAYFAGKSAMVVWSSFLLDELAGLREDALPSCEPCAKDKNWLAGNTGVVTAVQGPDGAEPAQFGEVTGWTVTKTAKADASQQLVQYMLDQGYEDWFGMAAEGKFPVRHGTTTDPDKFDQAWDKADIGVDTRKPLAAIYPAPVIAELRGGIGKMQRWGITEGQGALVGATLGELPVPKAISALASGQVDADEAARQATADVAAIQDSLG comes from the coding sequence ATGTCACGCTTCTTCAGGGCACTCTCCGTCGCGACGGTGCTCCTGCTGCTCAGTTCCTGCGGCAACGATTCCAGCGCCGGGGACGAGCGCAGCATCACCGTCTGGTCGCTCGAGAACGTGTCCGGGCGGCTGGAGACCACCCGGGCGATCTTCGAGAAGTTCACCGCCGAGACCGGCATCCAGGTGAAGCTCGTCGGGGTCGACGAGCCGCAGCTGAGCCAGTTGGTGATGTCCGCGGCGGCGGCCGGCAAGCTCCCCGACGTGATCGGCGCGGTCCCGCTGGCCGCGATCCAGCAGCTGTCCAGCAACGGCCTGCTCAACCCGGACGCCGCGGGCAAGGTCGTCGATGCGCTCGGCCCGAAGACCTTCGACCAGCGGGCGCTCGACCTGACCCGCGCCGGTGACCAGCAACTCGCCGTACCGTCGGACAGTTGGACCCAGCTGCTCTACTACCGCAAGGACCTGTTCGCCGCGGCCGGCCTGCCCGCGCCCACGTCGTACGACGCGATCGAGAAGGCCGCGCAGACGCTGAACAAGGGCGGCACCGAAGGTATCTCGATCGCCACCGACCCAGCCGACCCGTTCACCCAGCAGAGCTTCGAGTACTTCGGCCTGGCGAACAACTGCCAACTGGTCGACGCCGGCGGCAAGGTCACGCTCGACAGCCCGCCGTGCAAGGAGGCGTTCCGCTTCTACGGTGACCTGGCCACGAAGTACTCCGCGGCCGGGACGCAGACCGTCGACTCCACGCGGGCGGCGTACTTCGCGGGCAAGTCGGCGATGGTGGTCTGGTCGTCGTTCCTGCTCGACGAACTCGCCGGGCTGCGGGAGGACGCGCTGCCGAGCTGCGAGCCGTGCGCGAAGGACAAGAACTGGCTGGCCGGTAACACCGGTGTGGTGACCGCGGTCCAGGGCCCGGACGGCGCCGAACCCGCGCAGTTCGGCGAGGTGACCGGCTGGACGGTGACGAAGACGGCGAAGGCCGACGCCTCCCAGCAGCTGGTGCAGTACATGCTCGACCAGGGCTACGAGGACTGGTTCGGGATGGCTGCCGAGGGCAAGTTCCCGGTCCGGCACGGGACGACGACCGACCCGGACAAGTTCGACCAGGCCTGGGACAAGGCCGACATCGGCGTCGACACCCGCAAGCCGCTGGCCGCGATCTACCCGGCCCCGGTGATCGCCGAGCTGCGTGGCGGGATCGGCAAGATGCAGCGCTGGGGCATCACCGAGGGACAGGGCGCGCTGGTCGGCGCCACGCTCGGCGAGCTTCCGGTGCCGAAGGCCATTAGTGCGCTGGCCAGTGGGCAGGTCGATGCCGACGAAGCCGCGCGGCAGGCGACGGCCGACGTCGCCGCGATCCAGGACTCGCTCGGGTGA
- a CDS encoding zinc-binding dehydrogenase, producing MARVVQFSAPRVAEVVDFDPPPLPDGHVRVRTAYSGISAGTELTAYRGTNPYLTRTWDPDARIFRDAEAGVSFPVVGWGYSESGEITEVAPDVDGLSVGDQVWGIWGHRSEAVLPADKLAGHQLPTGVSLAAASFTRVGAIAYNAILSARITLGDVVAIYGQGVIGLLATRLATLSGAQVVTVDAVESRREESLKYGAAASFAPGTAVEQIHPVDTAIELSGVYPALHEATRSVGVGGRVVASGFYQGDGTGLRLGEEFHHNRVELISSQIGGVPPELANRWSVDRLQRGFLELVGRGAVDPEPLITHRVPVEDAADAYVLLDTRPGDALQVVLEF from the coding sequence GTGGCTCGCGTCGTGCAGTTCTCCGCTCCCCGTGTGGCCGAGGTGGTCGACTTCGACCCGCCGCCGCTGCCGGACGGGCACGTCCGGGTGCGTACGGCGTATTCGGGTATCTCGGCCGGCACCGAACTGACGGCGTACCGGGGGACGAACCCGTACCTGACCCGCACCTGGGACCCCGACGCCCGCATCTTCCGCGACGCCGAAGCCGGCGTCTCGTTCCCGGTCGTCGGCTGGGGCTACTCCGAGTCCGGCGAGATCACCGAGGTCGCTCCCGACGTCGACGGCCTGTCGGTCGGCGACCAGGTCTGGGGCATCTGGGGCCACCGCAGCGAAGCAGTCCTCCCCGCGGACAAACTCGCCGGCCACCAACTCCCCACCGGCGTCTCCCTCGCTGCCGCCTCCTTCACCCGCGTCGGCGCGATCGCCTACAACGCGATCCTCTCGGCCCGCATCACCCTCGGCGACGTCGTCGCCATCTACGGCCAGGGCGTCATCGGCCTGCTGGCCACCCGCCTGGCCACACTCTCGGGCGCACAAGTAGTCACCGTCGACGCAGTCGAGTCCCGCCGCGAGGAGTCTCTGAAGTACGGCGCTGCTGCTTCCTTCGCCCCCGGCACAGCCGTGGAGCAGATCCATCCGGTGGACACTGCGATCGAACTCTCCGGTGTCTACCCCGCTCTCCACGAGGCCACCCGTTCCGTGGGTGTCGGCGGGCGGGTGGTTGCCTCTGGTTTCTACCAAGGCGACGGCACCGGCCTCCGCCTCGGTGAGGAGTTCCACCACAACCGCGTCGAGCTGATCAGCTCGCAGATCGGCGGCGTTCCTCCCGAGCTGGCCAACCGCTGGTCCGTCGACCGCCTGCAGCGCGGCTTCCTCGAGCTGGTCGGCCGCGGCGCCGTCGATCCGGAACCTCTGATCACCCATCGCGTCCCCGTCGAAGACGCCGCCGACGCCTACGTCCTGCTCGACACGCGTCCCGGGGACGCCCTGCAAGTAGTACTGGAGTTCTGA
- a CDS encoding sugar phosphate isomerase/epimerase family protein: protein MKIACQEQLLPGATLQEKWEFATAAGYDGIELRGKGELSFRDRLPELHKAKADGVVMPTVCVDMLHFFGAFDPDQRADAIVQMKVELSVIAELGGLGAQTPASYGMFSRRLPPFEPPRDEAGDREVLLDGLRELGEHAAREGVELFLEPLNRYEDHMVNRLDQAAELIQAVGLDAVRIGIDSYHMNIEETDPSASIVAQAPYVGHVQLSDSNRFQPGAGHLDWAAFLGALDAIGYDRYLAVECRLTGDPIEAVRSIPAVVRRYV, encoded by the coding sequence ATGAAGATCGCATGCCAGGAGCAACTGTTGCCGGGTGCGACGTTGCAGGAGAAGTGGGAGTTCGCCACCGCCGCCGGGTACGACGGCATCGAGCTGCGCGGCAAGGGCGAACTGAGCTTCCGCGACCGTCTGCCCGAGCTCCACAAGGCCAAGGCGGACGGCGTCGTGATGCCGACCGTCTGTGTCGACATGCTGCACTTCTTCGGCGCCTTCGACCCCGACCAGCGCGCCGACGCGATCGTCCAGATGAAGGTCGAGCTGTCGGTGATCGCCGAGCTCGGCGGACTCGGCGCGCAGACGCCGGCGTCGTACGGGATGTTCTCCCGCCGGCTCCCACCGTTCGAGCCGCCGCGCGACGAGGCCGGGGACCGCGAGGTCCTGCTCGACGGACTCCGTGAGCTCGGCGAGCACGCGGCACGCGAGGGCGTCGAGCTGTTCCTCGAACCGCTGAACCGGTACGAGGACCACATGGTCAACCGCCTCGACCAAGCCGCCGAGCTGATCCAGGCGGTCGGCCTCGACGCGGTCCGGATCGGCATCGACAGCTACCACATGAACATCGAGGAGACCGACCCGTCGGCCTCGATCGTTGCCCAGGCGCCGTACGTCGGGCACGTGCAGCTCAGCGACTCCAACCGCTTTCAGCCCGGCGCCGGCCACCTCGACTGGGCCGCGTTCCTCGGCGCACTCGATGCCATCGGCTACGACCGCTACCTGGCCGTCGAGTGCCGTCTCACCGGCGACCCGATCGAGGCGGTCCGCTCGATCCCGGCCGTCGTCAGGCGGTACGTATGA